The genomic DNA ACAAGGCCTAAGACACAGCGCATAAAGGGTCGACTGACCGGCACCATTTTAACCGAATAATCTGACCACAGTGCAAGGGTGAAGTGTCATCGACAGATCAACCAACACAGTGTTACCGCGGTAGATTTGTCTTTGGTGGCAAAGAGTTTGCTCACATGATTAACAGTAAAACGGGCTGTTGTTCAAGTTCCATTGTCGACTTCCTTGAGGGTGTTGTTAACAAAATCGACTTAATTACCGCTGTTTTTATTCCAAAATTGTTCCAATAAAATCTGTAACTGGTCATAATCGACCCCTAATTGTCGCGCTTGCTCAACCAATGCGGTTAATTGCGGTGCCAACAAACTACCGCCAGAGGTATTATTAGCTGGCGTTCTTGCGGCAATCCGCGATGGCTGACCACGACGGCGTTCAATCCAGCCTTGCTCAGCAAGTTGCTGCATTGCTCGCGATACTGTCATTGGGTTTACCGCTAAATGCTCGGCAAGATGGCGCACCGAAGGCAGAATCTCTTCAGGGTGCAACTGCCCGCCGACAATTAAGCGCACGATTTGATCGTGCAACTGTCGATAGATGGGTTCACCACTGTTAGGGTTAACATTTAATAATTCTAGCATTCGCCTTTAACAACCGTATTAACGCATTGATACACTCATACACTAAATGCTAAGGTAGCATAATCGCCATGAAATGCAAAAAGGAAACATTCCGATGATCAACAGGAAGTTTGTCAACACCGCCTTGGCTCAACCGGTTAGCCGCTCAGGGTTATGCCAATCGGCAACACTTACCAGCCGTTGGCTCGCGGTGGCCATTGTTATTTTATTCGCCAACTATAGCTATGCCGACACACAGGAAGCCAATGAGACTGCGCCCGCTAAAACTACAGCTTGTTACTTAGACGGTTTAGACGAGCAATTACAATGCGGTAAAATGAGTGTGCCAGAAAACCCCAAACAACCTGACGGTAAGCAAATCGACATTCATTTTGCGATTTTGCCGGCGATTAAAAACACTTATCCGGATGAAGCTTTACTCGCCATAGCGGGTGGGCCAGGCCAATCGGCTATCGAAAATGCCGCCAGCTTTAATCGTATGTTGTCAAAAGTCCGCCAGCAGCGTGATATTTTACTCATCGACCAACGCGGTACAGGCCAATCGAACATACTATCTTGTGACGATGACACCACAGCAATACTCAGTATGAATGATGATGATATGGATATCATTGCTATGACTGAAAAGTGCCTAGCTCAAATTGATGCCGACGTGACTCAATACGGCAGTAACTCAGCGTTAAAAGACTTCGAAGCGGTACGCCAATTTTTAGGTTATCAAAAACTGCATCTCTATGGCATTTCATATGGTTCACGCATGGCACAGCTTTATATGCGTCATTATCCAGAAGCCTTATTAACAGTGACATTAGATGGTGTGGTGCCAATGCAACAGAGTGTTGTCGCGATTGGTAGTTCAATAGAGCGTGGCTTAAATGTGTTATGGCGTGACTGTAAAAGTACACCGGCTTGCCAGCAACAGTTTCCTGATTTGGCAGATGAATACAATAAAGTCGACCAGCTGTTGGCTAGCGCACCGATTAATCAGCAGGTGCGCGATCCACAAACTAATCAACTTAGCGACTTTCTACTCACCCGCGGTAAGTTTTCTGGTGCTATTCGGATGGCAATGTACATGGCCAATATTCGCGCACTACTCCCCCATGCTATTCATCAAGCGGCACAAGGTAATTATCAATCGATATTAGGCATTTACGCGTTAACCATCGACAGCACAGGTATTGCCATGGGCATGCATGCATCGGTAGTTTGCGGCGAAGACATTCACCGCATTAGCGAACAAATGCGTAAAGATGCCAAAGAGTCGTACATTAGTAGCAGCATGTTAGATGGGTTAGAAAAAACCTGCCAAGCTTGGCCGATGCCAACGGTTGACGATAGCTTTAGCGAGCCCATCCACAGTGACATACCAACCCTACTCTTGTCTGGTGAACTAGATCCCGCCACGCCACCCAATTGGGGCGCCTTAGCGCAAGAGAAACTCACTCAGTCAAAGCACTTGATTGCCCCCTACGCGACTCACGGGGTGGCTGGTCAAAGCTGTGGTAATGATTTAGTCGCCCAATTAGTTGATCAAGGTTCGGTAAAAGACCTCGATGGCGCATGTTTACAAAAAGACGTACGTCGCAGCTTTTACCTCAACGCCAATACTGTAGAAGCACTGCCGGTTACCGACAACCCAGCCGACATCGAAACCAATCTCGACACAACGGCGCCAGCGAATATCGCTACAGATAAGGAATAGTCATGATTACTGTTGCAAACTTAACCAAAAAGATTGGCGATATTCAGGCATTAGATGATTTAAGTTTTAGCGCCGAAAATGGTCAGATCACCGGCTTACTCGGCCCAAATGGCGCCGGTAAAACCACCTGTTTACGCACCTTGTTTGGATTGCTCAAACCCGATTCAGGCACTGCCACGGTAAATGATATTGATGTAGCCGATGATCCGATTGGAGCCAAGAAGCAGTTGGGTTTATTCCCCGACCCTTTTGGTTTGTACGAGCGCCTTACCCCACGGGAATACATTAGCTTTTTTGCCGAACTGAGCGGTATGTCGCGTAAACAAGCTAAACAAGCCACCGCAAATGTCATTGCACAATTGAAGCTTGAAGACATTAGCGACCGTCGCTGCAAGGGCTTTTCCCAAGGTCAACGGATGAAAACCGCCTTAGCACAAGCGATTGTACATAGACCAAGTAACATTATTTTAGATGAGCCGACTCGTGGACTCGATGTGATGAACACCCGCCTATTGCGCGATATCTTGCTACAACTCAAAGCCGAAGGGCATTGTGTACTGTTTTCAAGCCATGTAATGCAAGAAGTCGCCGCCTTGTGTGACCGCGTCATCGTGATGGCTAATGGTAAAGTGATCGCCATGGGCAGCCCTGACGAACTGTGTCAGCAAACCGGCAAAGACTCACTAGAAGATGCATTTATCGAACTTATCGGTACTGACGAAGGAATTGCAGCTTAATGAAAATGATACTCGCAATGGTGCGCAAAGAACTCGTCGATGCCGCACGTGACAAGCGTTCGGTAATGGCTGGGCTGTATTACGCCATTGGCACCCCGCTGCTCATGTGTGGCATGTTTATGGTGTTAATTGGTCAACTGTCTAGCCCAGAAGATTTAAACATCAATATAAACAACGCAGATAATGCACCCGATTTAGTACGCTACTTAAGCAATAACGGCATTAACCATGGTGAAGGCGAAGACGCCAACAAAATCACCTTAACCATTAGCGACGATTACGCCACCAACATGGCCAAAGCCAAACAAGCTGAAGTGTTATTAATCGCCGATAATTCAGATGAGAAGCTGCAAAAGTCTATCCGCCGACTAGAACGTCAGCTGCAAACTTATAGCGCCGAAATGGGTAGCATACGGCTAATTGCACGAGGTATTAATCCACGTATTACCCAACCACTCAAAATCAATGTCGAAGACCAAGCCACCCCAGATTCTAAAGGCGGGATGATTTTAGGCATTGCCATTTTCACCATGATGTATTCGGTGTTCATCTCGGGCATGAACCTTGCTATCGACACCAGTGCCGGCGAGCGTGAGCGTAATTCACTGGCACTATTACTCAGCCACCCAATGAGCACCCGCCAATTAGTGATAAGTAAAATCATTGCCGTAAGCTGCTTTGCGTTACTTGGCTTAATCCTGATTTTATTAGTCTCTAAAGTGGCGTACGCCTTTGTCCCGTGGCAAGAAATAGGCTTTACCGTCAATATTACCCAAGACTTTATGGGCTTAATGTTCATTGTAGGGATCCCGGTTGCCTTGATGGCCGCAACCTTACAACTGTATGTGTCGTTTATGGCTAAAACCTTTAAAGAGGCGCAGTCATATTTAACCATGGTGCTGTTTGTGCCACTGGCACTATCAATTGCAGCCAGTTACAACATCGCCCCAGATGTATTGCAGTGGTTACCCGTATCGGGCCAGCAACAAGCCTTAATGGACTTTATCAAAGGTCGTGAAATTCCGATGCTGCAGCTAATTATTTCATCAATCACCACGCTGATCATTGCCATTGCATTAGCCGCAGGTTTAGAAAAGTCGCTTAAAAGTGAAAAAGTCGTCTTTGGCTTATAAGAGTTGGTTTATATCGATGTGATCCCAGCCTTGACGGCTTGAGATAAGGCTGGCTGATTTACCCGTAATCATTAACAAGGATGGTTTAACAGGGAATATTAACAACCAATAATGACGGACAACGCTATCGCGATTATCTGTTGGCATTCGTTGTTATTGTCGGCACGACAGCATCTGAAATGTCTAAACACTATTTAGAGCATAAACAACAAACTGACACCGGCAGCGTTGCTGAGCTTAAAATCCAAAACCAAGCGCTGACTGAGCGAGTGCCAGAGTGAGTGAAACGCGTTAGCGACAATGGCGTTAAGCTGAAGCAGCCGTTTAAACAGTTGTAGTGTTTGCACTAAAGTCCAGACACCTAACTACACAGGGAGGGTTGTCGGCTATTTCTGTTGGCTAATAGCATTCATTTGAAGTCAATAAATAGCTGATAAATAAACTATTAACCAAATTTTTAATCAATTAATATATTCCAGTAAATGCTGGACAATCGCGATGACCTTAAGAGTTAATCAACGAAAGTTCTGACAACATACTAGCAATAACAGCACATATGCAATTAGACATGAAAACAATGAAAAAGCTTGAATTGCCATTGTACGTTTAGAGGGATTTCATGCCTTAACTCAAATAATTTATAACGTTTAGTATGCCAATAAATATAAATATAATGTTCAAAATCCAACATAAAAACATTCAATGAATAAAAAAGGCCCTTCCTCTAAATTTTTCTATACGCTTTTAAAGTAATACTTATATAATAAAGGAGAAGTCAAAATAATCATCAAAAAACTTGATAATAAAAATTTTATCTGTTAAAAATCCTGGATAACTATCATACTCAGATAATATTAGATCTAAATATTAAATTCCCATCATAAAATTATTTTATAGTTGGATATATGTAATCTAAAATAACCATAGTAACAAAACAGAGTGAATCAATCATAAAAATGATATAATAAACTTTAAAAATACGTGTTATTTTAGTTGGTACACAATCTTTTAAATGAAATAAATTATACCGCTTTGCATACCAATCAAACATAAAAACACTCGCATAATGAAGCGTTCCATGTCCTGTTAAAAAGATGTTTAATGAGAAATATTCACGTCCATTTTCTAATATCCCTTCAACTGACTTAATACGTTTTTTGTATATATATAACAACATAGGCAACAAAACAAATAAACCTAAAAATACAAAGCTGCCACCTAATAAAAGCCCTATAAGATCTGTTATTGACATTATTTTTCTATCACCTCGTACAAAAGTTCTGCTTTATCTCCTATATAATGACCCCCATGCTTCGCCCCAAAATATCCTCCAACACCACCGGCGACTATCCCACACCATAGTAAACTAGTCCCGCCACTAGGAAGACCAAAAACAATTGAACATAAACCATAACTTGCAATAAAACCACCGCCAGCGCCCCCGACAATAGATCCAGCGCCTTTGCCCGTCTCAACATATTTAGCTTTAGTACACTCAAGACCTGTACCTTCAAGACAAGCTCGTTGGATATTTGCTGTTGCCTCAACACCCGTTAATACAACGCCTACATATCCAACACGCTTTAAGTTTTTTGCCATATTCGCTACAGTTTTATAATGTTCAGCAAAAATAGGAATATTTTGAGCATGTCCGCCCATTTTATCCCAACGTCTAATTAAACTTTTGCTACTTAAACCTAATTGAGTTCGAATATCTCCTGGCATTAAATTTTCACCAAACGCGGGCTGACCAAAGCGTCTTAAAGCATTCTTTAAATTAGAAAAGATAACCTTCCTTCGATGTTGAAACTCAGGAGACCTCAAGTTACCTTTTGCGTTATAAGTCTTAACATACGTCTGCTCTAAATTTTTTAAGTTCTCCTTTACAAAGCTAACATGCGAGTTCCAAGTGTTATTAGCTACGCCTAATAATAAGCCGTTATATTTAGCAACATTACTGAGTAAGTCGTACCGCTTGGCCAAAACTTCTTTTTCAATCTCATCAAGCTCTCTCAACTTTTTATCAATAACCAACGCATACTTTTGAAACTCTTGTTCTTCTATTGTGCACTCAAATGTATTTAAAGGAGAAATTAAAACGATTTGACCAGGCTTAGCAAAGCCATCGATTAGATGAGAGTTAACAAATTTAAAATGCTCAAAGGTTTCTTTTGTTGGCATGTTGTATAGCGCAAGGATCAATACATTGACCGCCATACGCTTCTCAACAATATGTATTGCAAGACCACTTGGTATTGCAGAGGTATTACTCATAAAACATCCTTGCTTTCACGATTTAGTCCTTCAATATTTAGATCTATATTTTACACCTATGCCTCTAATTTTCTATTATCAAATAGGATATAAATACCTTTACCTCCACATCATAATGGTTATAAAGCGTATCGTATGGGTCTTTTTATCCTCACGACACACTTTAACATAGCAGAAACTGAATTTTTTTAATTACTTAGCTTTAGGTCTAAATGGCTTGATCACTGCTTCGTCACACACCAAAAACGGTCCATCCATTAAGTCGATACAGTATGGAATGGCTGGGAATACCGCATCTAAACATTCGCGAATAGACTTAGGTTTACCGGGCAAATTGACAATCAGCGAATCGCCGCGTAATCCTGCAGTTTGACGTGATAAAATAGCAGTTTGTACAAACTTTAATGACTCGGCGCGCATGAGTTCACCAAAGCCTGGCATCATTCTATCGCACACAGCTTCGGTAGCTTCTGGGGTAACATCGCGTTTGGAAGGACCCGTTCCACCAGTGGTCACGATTAAACAACAATCTTGGTTGTCGGCTAAATCAATTAATGTGGCTTCAATAACGTCACCCTCATCTGGGATCACCTTGTAAACAGGTTCCCATTCAGAGGTTAAGTATTCAGTTAATACATCAATAATAGCTTTGCCCGACAAATCTTCATATATACCCGCGCTGGCACGATCGCTCACGGTAACGATGCCTATTTTAGCTTTGCTCATGGTTATCTTTCCCTAATGTGGGTAAATCAATCTCAGCTAGAGTTGAGGTTAAATCAATAATGCACTTATAGACCGACAATCTACCAAATAAATGCAAGTTCACAAAATAACAGATCGATAAATAGATCACTGTTTCAGTATAAACAATGACTTCGTCTAATAGAGTATTTATCCTATATTACCTTTTTAGTTCGGCTTAGTTTACATGCTAGGTTGCTGATGACTATAAAAACGAGATCACAATATGCATACTAATCGACAGCGCGGCTTTACCCTTATCGAGCTAGTTGTAGTGATCATTATTTTAGGTATTTTGGCTGTGGTAGCTGCGCCGAAGTTTATTAACCTAAAAAGTGATGCGCTTATCGCCAATTTAAATGGTTTGCAAGGGGCGTTAAAGTCGGCCAATACCTTAGTGTATTCTAAAGCAGTATTAACTGGTCAAGAAAAGCTCGAACCCGGTTCGGTGGCAGTTAATGGCACACCGATTAGCACCACTGTGGGCTACATTACATCTTCACCAGCCAATGTAGCAGCGGCTATTGACGGTTCTTTTGAAGTGATGACTGGTGCACAAGATGAGATTACCGCGGACTGGGGATTATTTAATGATCCAGGAAAAACCATGCATATTTACCCTAAAGGATATGGCAATACGGGTAACAGTAGCTTGCTTTACAATGTTGATTCAACGAATACCACCGAACCGACGTTTTACAGTATTACCAGCAGCGGCTGTTAGGGCTATATGAACAAGGAGTAACAAACAAAAGAGTCAATATTGAGAGAAGATTGAGACGGTAAAAGATACGGTGAAAATTACAGTATCAATTGATTTACTGAATGGCTAGCCTTAGTAACCGAGTTAATAAGCTACTGAATAAGCTACTGAATAAGCTACTGAATAAGCTACTTAGGATTGACGTATAAAATCAAAATACCTGCAATCGCCATGCTAGCGACTTGCTGCAACTCTTCAATGCTTGCCCCTTCTGATGCTTGAATCGACATTCCCTGAAACAAGGTGCTAATGAATCGCGCTAACACTTCAGGCTGACAATCTGCATTTAATTCACCTTGATGCTTGGCTTGCTCAAATCGGGCAATCAACTGGAGCTTATGTTGCGCTTTGCGCTCTAAAACAGCTTGTTTAATAGACTCGCTCGCCTCACTACATGAAAGGGTGCTGTTAATTAATGCGCAACCTTGAGGGTGGCTACAGTCAGTAAACTTGGCTGCAGCGCCAAGCAATAAGCCGCGAACCACATCAGCAACATATTGATGTTTAAAAGCCGTATTAAATAATGAATCTGGGCGGTTTTCGTATAAATCGATGGCTTTT from Shewanella psychromarinicola includes the following:
- a CDS encoding GntR family transcriptional regulator, yielding MLELLNVNPNSGEPIYRQLHDQIVRLIVGGQLHPEEILPSVRHLAEHLAVNPMTVSRAMQQLAEQGWIERRRGQPSRIAARTPANNTSGGSLLAPQLTALVEQARQLGVDYDQLQILLEQFWNKNSGN
- a CDS encoding alpha/beta hydrolase, which translates into the protein MINRKFVNTALAQPVSRSGLCQSATLTSRWLAVAIVILFANYSYADTQEANETAPAKTTACYLDGLDEQLQCGKMSVPENPKQPDGKQIDIHFAILPAIKNTYPDEALLAIAGGPGQSAIENAASFNRMLSKVRQQRDILLIDQRGTGQSNILSCDDDTTAILSMNDDDMDIIAMTEKCLAQIDADVTQYGSNSALKDFEAVRQFLGYQKLHLYGISYGSRMAQLYMRHYPEALLTVTLDGVVPMQQSVVAIGSSIERGLNVLWRDCKSTPACQQQFPDLADEYNKVDQLLASAPINQQVRDPQTNQLSDFLLTRGKFSGAIRMAMYMANIRALLPHAIHQAAQGNYQSILGIYALTIDSTGIAMGMHASVVCGEDIHRISEQMRKDAKESYISSSMLDGLEKTCQAWPMPTVDDSFSEPIHSDIPTLLLSGELDPATPPNWGALAQEKLTQSKHLIAPYATHGVAGQSCGNDLVAQLVDQGSVKDLDGACLQKDVRRSFYLNANTVEALPVTDNPADIETNLDTTAPANIATDKE
- a CDS encoding ABC transporter ATP-binding protein codes for the protein MITVANLTKKIGDIQALDDLSFSAENGQITGLLGPNGAGKTTCLRTLFGLLKPDSGTATVNDIDVADDPIGAKKQLGLFPDPFGLYERLTPREYISFFAELSGMSRKQAKQATANVIAQLKLEDISDRRCKGFSQGQRMKTALAQAIVHRPSNIILDEPTRGLDVMNTRLLRDILLQLKAEGHCVLFSSHVMQEVAALCDRVIVMANGKVIAMGSPDELCQQTGKDSLEDAFIELIGTDEGIAA
- a CDS encoding ABC transporter permease, with the translated sequence MKMILAMVRKELVDAARDKRSVMAGLYYAIGTPLLMCGMFMVLIGQLSSPEDLNININNADNAPDLVRYLSNNGINHGEGEDANKITLTISDDYATNMAKAKQAEVLLIADNSDEKLQKSIRRLERQLQTYSAEMGSIRLIARGINPRITQPLKINVEDQATPDSKGGMILGIAIFTMMYSVFISGMNLAIDTSAGERERNSLALLLSHPMSTRQLVISKIIAVSCFALLGLILILLVSKVAYAFVPWQEIGFTVNITQDFMGLMFIVGIPVALMAATLQLYVSFMAKTFKEAQSYLTMVLFVPLALSIAASYNIAPDVLQWLPVSGQQQALMDFIKGREIPMLQLIISSITTLIIAIALAAGLEKSLKSEKVVFGL
- the mog gene encoding molybdopterin adenylyltransferase, producing MSKAKIGIVTVSDRASAGIYEDLSGKAIIDVLTEYLTSEWEPVYKVIPDEGDVIEATLIDLADNQDCCLIVTTGGTGPSKRDVTPEATEAVCDRMMPGFGELMRAESLKFVQTAILSRQTAGLRGDSLIVNLPGKPKSIRECLDAVFPAIPYCIDLMDGPFLVCDEAVIKPFRPKAK
- a CDS encoding prepilin-type N-terminal cleavage/methylation domain-containing protein, which translates into the protein MHTNRQRGFTLIELVVVIIILGILAVVAAPKFINLKSDALIANLNGLQGALKSANTLVYSKAVLTGQEKLEPGSVAVNGTPISTTVGYITSSPANVAAAIDGSFEVMTGAQDEITADWGLFNDPGKTMHIYPKGYGNTGNSSLLYNVDSTNTTEPTFYSITSSGC
- a CDS encoding TetR/AcrR family transcriptional regulator, with amino-acid sequence MTITKAACVGRPRGFDIDLALEQALNVFWRHGYEGTSLNELTEAMGIKKPSLYAAFGNKEQLFLKAIDLYENRPDSLFNTAFKHQYVADVVRGLLLGAAAKFTDCSHPQGCALINSTLSCSEASESIKQAVLERKAQHKLQLIARFEQAKHQGELNADCQPEVLARFISTLFQGMSIQASEGASIEELQQVASMAIAGILILYVNPK